One genomic segment of Candidatus Sericytochromatia bacterium includes these proteins:
- the grpE gene encoding nucleotide exchange factor GrpE → MNSRAIDATTYDVLLASVASLIKARVAGEQALREAHKSAGESLAAFCLELLAVLDMLDAQLTFLAAQPREAPWPRLERNLSVSRNKLAAALAARGVTPIDVTLGESPDYRVCVAVERRAGGSEAGERVAEVLRSGWAIGADVLRAAEVAIAVGDGG, encoded by the coding sequence GTGAATTCACGTGCCATCGACGCCACCACCTATGACGTACTCTTGGCCTCGGTTGCATCTCTGATCAAGGCCCGTGTGGCCGGTGAGCAGGCCTTGCGGGAGGCGCATAAGTCAGCCGGTGAAAGCCTGGCTGCCTTTTGTCTGGAACTCTTGGCCGTGCTCGACATGCTCGACGCCCAGCTGACCTTCCTGGCTGCTCAACCGCGAGAAGCCCCCTGGCCGCGCTTGGAACGCAACCTGAGCGTGAGCCGCAACAAACTCGCGGCGGCGCTGGCGGCCCGGGGAGTGACGCCGATCGACGTGACGCTCGGTGAGAGTCCAGATTATCGTGTGTGTGTGGCAGTGGAACGACGCGCTGGGGGCAGCGAAGCCGGGGAACGGGTGGCCGAGGTTCTGCGCAGCGGTTGGGCGATCGGGGCGGACGTGCTGCGCGCGGCGGAAGTGGCGATCGCCGTGGGCGACGGTGGATAG